The proteins below are encoded in one region of Sphingobacterium sp. R2:
- a CDS encoding outer membrane beta-barrel protein, whose product MKLTYSLVLFLLLAILSTKSYAQHKLSGSVVDGKDLAKLHQASIALLNSKDSVLITFGRTKENGTFQLANLDTGTYKMVVSYPQYADLVRDIQVTAGDSDIGLVKLSKAALLLEEVQVNGKIPVVIKGDTIEYDAGSFKVDKDAKVEDLLKVLPGITMDGSGKITAQGKEVKKVLLDGEEFFGDDPTLITKNIRSDMVSKVQVYEKKSDLAVRTGVDDGERTQTIDIKLKEDKKKGLFGQAVAGAGTDHYYGGKVMFNKFKGSQKIAAYGILANDGMVGLGFEDSQKYGVGGSSNVQVMEGGGIMITSGGDGSDGDWDGTYSGGGVPRAINMGASYSDKTKDDKHKINVNFKRNQIRVGNTSTYNAQNNLPERAQVDNNVTRSENESKSNTANLRYDLKLDSMSDLTVNMGFVKSSRDNFSFSDADQRTLDGVLITKTTSKNDLTGDQDRFNVNAMLTRRFRKERRSITFNMSANTDQNRSKIQYFSENIFQSSGDTTLIDQFKNDKLANNTYGASVTYSEPLSKRLTAAVGYAFNSSKSETLNQSFDRDPVTGEYTLLDQNLLNDFDFTSLKNAVNTSLNYKSSTLTVNVSNRVDFEDVKRTYNNLNTALQRNQTSVNPVFSVNYKISKSKNINFRYSGRTSQPSLTQIEPLKQNAQPLIEYLDNPNLKAGFNNSYSIDYNNYKQLKDQSIYFYVNADQGKNSINNSVRYDLDRGTQQISYVNIDKDNWRMYGGSGYSFVLQKKWGLKMNLGMQVQYNSQFSYLSSYTEEPKLNRNQTWSVSPNIGFSRYKANKMDLYISIRPGVQQMNSYLQPELNRSTFTLRTYSELTYYLPKDFKISLTTNQNYQAATKTLQSINVVNMNGYVSKKLLKDKSLEVQVFVNDILNKNNGVYRYQNGTSFIQTSNDVLRRYGMLKVIYNFTSMNRP is encoded by the coding sequence ATGAAACTAACCTATTCCCTAGTTTTGTTTCTTTTGCTAGCTATCCTAAGTACGAAATCCTATGCACAGCATAAGCTTTCGGGTTCGGTTGTGGATGGCAAGGATCTTGCAAAACTACATCAGGCTTCAATCGCACTGCTTAACTCCAAAGATTCGGTCTTGATTACCTTTGGTCGGACAAAAGAAAATGGAACGTTCCAACTCGCAAACCTAGATACAGGAACTTATAAAATGGTCGTTTCCTATCCCCAATATGCAGATTTGGTAAGGGATATCCAAGTTACTGCCGGAGACTCAGACATTGGATTGGTCAAACTATCCAAAGCAGCCCTACTATTGGAGGAGGTGCAGGTGAATGGCAAAATTCCGGTGGTTATTAAAGGGGACACCATCGAATACGATGCCGGTAGTTTCAAAGTTGATAAAGATGCCAAAGTTGAGGACCTGTTAAAAGTATTGCCCGGTATTACGATGGATGGATCTGGCAAGATTACCGCTCAGGGCAAAGAAGTGAAAAAAGTACTGCTTGATGGGGAGGAGTTTTTTGGTGATGATCCCACGTTAATTACTAAAAATATTCGTTCAGATATGGTTAGTAAAGTGCAGGTTTATGAAAAGAAATCAGACCTCGCCGTTCGAACGGGGGTGGATGATGGGGAGCGCACGCAGACCATTGATATCAAACTCAAAGAAGATAAGAAGAAGGGACTATTTGGGCAAGCTGTTGCCGGAGCGGGTACGGATCACTATTACGGCGGTAAAGTGATGTTCAATAAGTTTAAAGGTTCGCAAAAAATTGCCGCGTATGGCATTCTTGCCAATGACGGTATGGTCGGACTGGGCTTTGAAGATAGCCAGAAATATGGCGTTGGGGGAAGCAGCAATGTGCAGGTGATGGAAGGTGGAGGTATTATGATTACCTCGGGTGGCGATGGTTCTGATGGCGACTGGGACGGTACGTATTCTGGTGGAGGAGTACCTAGAGCGATCAATATGGGAGCTAGCTATTCCGATAAAACCAAAGATGATAAGCACAAGATCAATGTCAACTTTAAGCGTAATCAGATCCGTGTAGGTAACACCAGTACCTACAATGCGCAAAACAATCTGCCTGAGCGGGCGCAGGTAGACAATAACGTGACGCGGTCGGAGAACGAAAGTAAATCCAATACCGCTAACTTGAGGTATGATTTGAAGTTGGATTCGATGTCCGATTTGACCGTTAATATGGGATTTGTGAAATCGAGCCGTGATAATTTCTCTTTTTCTGATGCTGATCAACGTACATTGGATGGAGTCTTGATCACAAAGACGACATCAAAAAATGATTTGACTGGTGATCAGGATCGATTTAACGTCAATGCGATGTTAACACGCCGCTTCAGAAAAGAGCGCCGTTCTATCACCTTTAATATGAGTGCAAATACGGATCAGAATCGTTCCAAAATCCAATATTTCTCTGAAAACATCTTTCAAAGTTCAGGTGATACGACCCTGATTGATCAATTTAAAAATGATAAGCTGGCCAACAATACCTACGGTGCCTCAGTAACTTATTCGGAGCCTTTGTCAAAACGACTGACTGCCGCCGTTGGATATGCATTCAACAGCAGTAAATCGGAAACGCTGAATCAGTCTTTTGATAGAGATCCCGTTACAGGAGAATATACTTTGCTAGATCAAAATCTATTAAATGATTTCGATTTCACCAGTTTGAAAAATGCAGTGAATACTTCGCTGAATTACAAATCGAGTACGTTGACTGTCAATGTAAGCAATAGGGTGGATTTTGAGGATGTGAAGAGGACCTATAACAATCTAAATACGGCATTACAGCGCAATCAAACGTCAGTTAATCCGGTTTTCTCGGTTAATTATAAAATCTCGAAAAGTAAAAATATCAATTTCCGTTACAGCGGACGTACCAGTCAACCTTCTTTGACGCAGATAGAGCCCCTAAAACAAAACGCCCAGCCGCTTATTGAATATCTGGATAATCCAAACCTAAAAGCCGGCTTTAACAATTCGTATTCAATTGATTACAACAACTATAAGCAGTTGAAAGATCAGAGCATCTATTTTTATGTGAATGCCGATCAAGGTAAGAATAGCATTAACAATAGCGTGCGCTACGATTTGGACAGAGGTACACAGCAGATTTCCTATGTTAATATTGACAAGGACAATTGGCGGATGTATGGTGGTAGTGGGTACAGTTTTGTCCTGCAAAAAAAATGGGGACTGAAAATGAATCTCGGGATGCAGGTACAGTACAATAGTCAATTTAGTTACCTATCATCGTATACCGAAGAGCCAAAGCTCAATAGAAATCAAACGTGGAGTGTTTCACCGAATATCGGTTTTAGTCGCTACAAGGCAAATAAGATGGATTTATATATTTCCATCAGGCCAGGTGTTCAGCAAATGAATTCCTATTTGCAGCCCGAGTTAAATCGTTCCACTTTTACTTTGAGGACCTACTCCGAGCTCACGTATTACCTGCCAAAAGATTTCAAAATCTCCTTAACGACCAATCAAAATTATCAGGCTGCTACGAAAACTTTACAGTCTATTAACGTTGTGAACATGAATGGTTATGTTTCCAAAAAACTATTGAAAGATAAATCGTTGGAAGTGCAGGTGTTCGTCAATGATATTTTAAATAAAAATAATGGCGTGTACCGTTATCAAAACGGAACGTCATTTATTCAGACGAGCAACGACGTATTGCGCCGTTATGGCATGCTAAAAGTAATCTACAATTTTACATCAATGAACCGTCCATGA
- the pafA gene encoding alkaline phosphatase PafA: protein MIKRFFLSVVLGIAALSSMAQQPEKPKLVVGLMVDQMRWDYLYRFADRYGNDGFKRLLKEGFSCENTLINYIPTYTAIGHSSVYTGSVPSIHGIAGNDWIEEQTGKNMYCTQDDYVVGVGTTAKEGQQSPRNLLASTVTDQLKLASNFKSKVIGIAIKDRGGILPAGHFADAAYWFEAKSGDWITSNFYMDKLPKWVVDFNKKKLAEKYLKGDWKPMYDISTYAANSIADDNIYEGKYPGEEKPTLPRATSKLMKDEGYELIKTTPMGNQFTLDMAMEAIKNEQMGNNPTNNTDFLCVSLSATDYVGHRYSLTAVEIEDMYLQLDKQLAEFFKYLDNTVGKGNYTFFMTADHGASYNSRFFMDMKGNGGYFYSRQIITGLNKTLKDKFGQEKLVKSMMNYQVHLNNQLIDSLQLDRDKIKETIIRELRHTEGVAYVADMEKGESLMIPAPIREKMINGYNFKRSGAIQIVCEPQWYDGTPRSTGTTHGTWSAYDSHIPLVFMGWGIKPGVSNTEVHIVDIAPTIAALLHITEPNGSIGKPITAVLGQ from the coding sequence ATGATTAAAAGATTTTTTTTAAGCGTCGTCCTTGGAATAGCAGCGCTTTCGTCCATGGCGCAGCAGCCGGAAAAACCAAAATTGGTTGTCGGCCTGATGGTGGACCAAATGCGGTGGGATTATTTGTATCGTTTTGCCGATCGATATGGCAATGATGGTTTCAAACGACTTTTGAAAGAAGGGTTCTCCTGCGAAAATACATTGATTAATTATATTCCGACCTATACGGCTATTGGGCACAGTTCGGTCTATACAGGATCTGTTCCCTCCATACATGGGATTGCGGGTAACGACTGGATTGAAGAACAGACCGGAAAGAATATGTATTGTACGCAGGACGATTATGTTGTCGGTGTAGGTACTACCGCAAAGGAGGGGCAACAGTCTCCACGCAATTTGCTTGCATCTACTGTAACCGATCAATTAAAATTAGCCTCCAACTTTAAATCCAAAGTCATCGGTATCGCGATTAAAGACCGCGGAGGGATCTTGCCGGCAGGGCATTTTGCCGATGCGGCCTATTGGTTTGAAGCAAAATCGGGTGATTGGATTACATCCAATTTCTATATGGACAAACTTCCAAAATGGGTGGTGGACTTCAATAAGAAAAAGTTAGCTGAGAAATATCTGAAAGGCGACTGGAAGCCTATGTATGACATCAGTACATACGCTGCCAACAGTATTGCAGATGACAATATCTATGAAGGTAAGTATCCGGGTGAAGAGAAACCTACACTACCTCGCGCCACTTCCAAGTTGATGAAAGACGAGGGCTACGAGCTGATCAAAACCACGCCAATGGGCAATCAGTTTACATTGGATATGGCCATGGAGGCAATCAAAAATGAACAGATGGGTAATAACCCAACTAACAATACCGATTTTCTTTGTGTGAGTCTCTCTGCGACAGATTACGTTGGACACCGCTATTCATTAACAGCCGTGGAGATTGAAGATATGTATCTGCAACTTGATAAACAACTTGCCGAATTCTTCAAATACCTGGATAACACCGTGGGCAAGGGTAATTATACGTTCTTTATGACGGCAGACCATGGCGCTTCCTATAACTCTCGGTTTTTTATGGATATGAAAGGAAATGGAGGTTATTTCTATTCCCGTCAGATTATCACAGGTCTTAACAAGACGCTTAAAGATAAATTTGGACAAGAGAAGCTTGTAAAAAGCATGATGAATTATCAGGTTCATTTAAACAATCAGTTGATCGATTCTTTACAGTTGGATCGCGATAAAATAAAAGAAACCATCATTCGTGAACTTCGTCATACCGAAGGCGTGGCCTATGTTGCTGATATGGAGAAGGGTGAAAGCCTGATGATTCCAGCGCCTATTCGGGAAAAAATGATCAATGGTTATAACTTTAAGCGCAGTGGTGCTATCCAGATTGTTTGCGAACCACAGTGGTACGATGGTACGCCTCGCTCGACCGGTACGACCCATGGTACCTGGTCTGCCTACGATTCCCATATTCCTTTGGTATTTATGGGTTGGGGCATCAAGCCCGGAGTTTCCAATACAGAGGTACATATTGTGGATATTGCACCTACAATTGCGGCACTTTTGCACATTACCGAACCAAATGGCAGTATTGGAAAACCCATCACGGCGGTATTGGGGCAATAA
- a CDS encoding Rrf2 family transcriptional regulator, translating into MLSKKTKYAIKALMVLGRNYGNEPMQIVKIAQEENIPKKFLEQILLEMRNAGILYSKKGAGGGYSLNKAPEDVFLSQVMRLIDGPIALLPCVSLNFYRSCEECTQEHACGIRDTFVEVRNAMLQILNDTSIAHLINKEKELNLNVD; encoded by the coding sequence ATGCTTTCCAAAAAAACAAAATATGCAATAAAGGCACTGATGGTGCTTGGTCGTAACTACGGTAATGAGCCTATGCAAATCGTAAAGATTGCGCAGGAAGAGAATATTCCCAAGAAATTTTTGGAACAGATTCTGCTCGAAATGCGAAATGCCGGAATTCTCTATAGCAAGAAAGGTGCTGGGGGCGGGTATAGTCTCAATAAGGCGCCAGAGGATGTTTTCTTATCGCAGGTTATGCGCTTGATCGATGGACCCATCGCGTTGCTGCCTTGTGTGAGTTTAAATTTCTACCGCTCCTGCGAGGAGTGTACCCAAGAGCATGCCTGTGGCATACGCGATACATTCGTTGAGGTAAGAAATGCCATGTTGCAGATATTGAATGATACGAGTATTGCCCATTTAATCAATAAGGAAAAAGAATTGAACTTAAATGTAGATTAA
- the uvrA gene encoding excinuclease ABC subunit UvrA encodes MSKQVEHTPKEYIQIKGARVNNLKNIDVDIPKNKLVVITGMSGSGKSSLAFDTLYAEGQRRYVESLSSYARQFMGRMNKPEVDYIKGIAPAIAIEQRVITSNPRSTVGTSTEIYDYLKLLYARIGKTISPISGREVTKDSVSSVVDFALNLGDDTTVTLLAPLIPSHGRKLKEELSLLLQKGFVRIFYGDRMQKVEAVIEDKAIANKDLQDGEVLIVVDRVRIEQDDDTVNRLSDSIQTGFFEGKGELYMEENGQRHHFSHKFELDGITFEEPTPNFFSFNNPYGACRRCEGYGKIIGIDPDLVIPDKSRSVYDGAIAPWRGEKMGEWLQKLVKSSLKFDFPIHRAYMDLTKAQKELLWTGNKYFAGLTQFFEELESQTYKIQYRVMLSRYRGKTDCPDCRGTRLRKDATYVKVGGKSITDVVLMPLEEALEFFKSLPLVGNELVIAKRLLAEINNRLQFLCDVGLSYLTLNRLSNTLSGGESQRINLATSLGSSLVGSIYVLDEPSIGLHPRDTQRLISVLKSLRDVGNTVVVVEHEQEMMESADYLIDIGPEAGIHGGEMVFAGTYQQILKDGKSLTGQYLSGKSRIEVPKKRRSWTNSVTIKGAHENNLQGIDVQFPLNTFTVVTGVSGSGKTSLVKRILYPALQKSIGNYSGEQTGIYDSIEGDIARVEQVEMVDQNPIGRSSRSNPVTYVKAWDEIRALYASQAPAKAAGLKPAAFSFNVEGGRCDVCQGEGEVKIEMQFMADIVLPCEACGGKRFKQFVLDVQYKNKSVADVLELSVDEAIIFFADQPKILVKLQPLQDVGLGYVKLGQSSSTLSGGEAQRIKLASFLIKGNNSKKTLFIFDEPTTGLHFQDIKKLLKSFDALIALGNSILVIEHNMDMIKSADWVIDIGPEGGNKGGKLVFAGLPEELIHCKDSYTGQFLKAHLKD; translated from the coding sequence ATGAGTAAACAGGTGGAGCATACTCCAAAAGAATATATTCAGATAAAGGGAGCAAGAGTTAATAACTTAAAGAATATTGACGTTGATATCCCTAAAAATAAACTAGTTGTTATCACTGGAATGTCGGGCTCAGGAAAATCCTCCTTAGCCTTTGATACGCTTTATGCTGAGGGCCAACGACGCTATGTCGAAAGTCTCTCTTCCTATGCCAGACAATTTATGGGGCGGATGAACAAACCGGAGGTTGATTACATCAAAGGTATTGCTCCAGCAATTGCCATTGAGCAACGTGTCATTACCTCCAACCCCCGCTCGACGGTAGGCACATCGACGGAGATCTATGACTATCTGAAATTGTTATATGCCCGTATCGGAAAGACAATTTCTCCTATATCCGGTCGTGAGGTGACGAAAGACAGTGTGAGCTCAGTGGTGGATTTTGCGCTGAATTTAGGCGATGATACGACCGTGACGCTTCTTGCTCCGCTCATTCCCTCTCATGGGCGTAAGTTAAAGGAAGAACTTTCTCTGCTCTTGCAGAAAGGTTTTGTGCGTATTTTCTACGGAGATCGTATGCAGAAAGTTGAAGCGGTGATAGAGGACAAAGCCATCGCCAATAAAGACCTCCAAGATGGAGAAGTGCTTATTGTTGTCGACCGCGTGCGTATTGAACAGGATGATGATACGGTAAATCGACTTTCTGATTCTATCCAAACTGGTTTTTTCGAAGGTAAGGGTGAACTCTATATGGAAGAAAATGGTCAGCGCCATCATTTCTCCCATAAATTTGAACTCGACGGAATAACATTTGAAGAGCCTACTCCAAATTTCTTCAGTTTTAATAACCCTTATGGTGCCTGTCGCCGATGTGAAGGTTACGGTAAAATCATTGGTATTGATCCCGATCTTGTTATTCCCGACAAAAGCCGGTCGGTGTACGACGGCGCAATAGCACCTTGGCGAGGAGAGAAAATGGGCGAGTGGCTACAAAAGCTTGTTAAAAGTTCATTAAAGTTCGATTTTCCGATACATCGTGCCTACATGGATCTGACTAAGGCGCAAAAGGAGCTCTTGTGGACAGGGAATAAATATTTTGCTGGTCTTACGCAGTTCTTTGAAGAGCTCGAATCCCAGACCTATAAAATTCAATACCGGGTGATGTTATCTCGCTATCGTGGGAAGACAGATTGCCCAGACTGCCGTGGCACACGATTACGGAAGGATGCGACTTACGTCAAAGTTGGCGGAAAATCCATCACAGATGTTGTATTGATGCCTTTAGAAGAGGCGCTGGAATTCTTTAAAAGTTTGCCACTGGTGGGTAATGAACTGGTCATTGCCAAAAGACTGCTGGCTGAAATTAATAACAGATTGCAATTTTTGTGCGATGTTGGATTAAGTTACCTAACCTTGAATCGGCTATCGAATACCCTTTCAGGTGGAGAGTCGCAGCGAATCAATCTGGCGACTTCCTTGGGAAGTTCGCTTGTAGGTTCTATTTATGTATTGGACGAACCAAGTATCGGTCTCCATCCGCGTGATACACAGCGCCTGATTTCTGTACTGAAATCACTTCGCGATGTGGGTAACACCGTGGTTGTAGTCGAACATGAGCAAGAGATGATGGAATCTGCGGATTATCTGATTGACATCGGACCTGAAGCAGGTATCCATGGCGGTGAGATGGTCTTTGCGGGTACCTATCAGCAGATTCTAAAGGATGGTAAAAGCTTGACCGGTCAATACCTGAGTGGAAAAAGCCGGATTGAAGTCCCTAAGAAACGCCGTTCGTGGACCAATAGCGTTACCATTAAGGGAGCCCATGAAAATAATTTGCAGGGAATTGATGTACAATTTCCATTGAATACGTTCACGGTTGTTACCGGTGTTTCGGGATCCGGTAAAACCTCGTTGGTGAAGCGTATCCTTTATCCTGCATTGCAGAAGTCTATTGGCAATTACTCCGGGGAACAAACGGGTATTTATGATTCGATTGAGGGAGATATTGCCCGAGTTGAACAAGTTGAAATGGTCGATCAAAACCCGATTGGCCGTTCGTCGAGGTCCAATCCGGTCACGTATGTGAAAGCTTGGGATGAAATCAGGGCTTTATATGCCAGTCAGGCACCAGCTAAAGCTGCCGGATTGAAACCTGCTGCATTTTCATTTAATGTTGAAGGTGGACGATGCGATGTCTGCCAGGGTGAAGGCGAAGTTAAAATTGAAATGCAATTTATGGCTGATATTGTTTTACCCTGTGAGGCCTGTGGTGGAAAACGATTTAAGCAGTTTGTACTTGATGTACAGTACAAAAATAAGTCGGTCGCAGATGTTCTCGAGCTAAGTGTTGATGAAGCGATCATATTCTTTGCAGACCAGCCTAAAATATTGGTCAAACTGCAGCCTTTACAGGATGTCGGACTGGGCTATGTTAAACTCGGTCAATCGTCGAGTACCCTATCGGGAGGTGAAGCCCAACGGATCAAGCTCGCTTCTTTCTTAATCAAAGGAAATAATAGCAAGAAGACACTCTTTATCTTTGATGAGCCAACGACAGGCTTGCATTTTCAGGATATCAAAAAGCTCTTGAAATCATTTGATGCATTGATTGCTTTAGGGAACAGTATCTTGGTGATTGAACACAATATGGATATGATTAAATCGGCCGACTGGGTCATTGATATTGGTCCTGAAGGCGGAAATAAAGGCGGTAAACTCGTTTTTGCCGGTCTTCCCGAAGAACTAATTCATTGTAAAGATTCTTATACAGGGCAATTTTTAAAAGCACATTTAAAAGATTAA
- the metG gene encoding methionine--tRNA ligase encodes MSILDKKRYTITSALPYANGPLHIGHLAGAYIPGDIFVRYLRLNQKDVVYVCGSDEHGAAITIRAKKEGITPQQIIDKYNQQIKESFEEFGISFDIYHRTSEPIHHQLSQDFFLNLYNKGEFVEKFSEQYYDEEYHQFLADRYITGTCPNCKSEGAYGDQCEKCGTSLSPTDLINPISTLSGKTPVLKETKHWYLPLDKYQPWLEKWLIEGKKNILKSNVFGQCQSWLKSGLQPRSMTRDLDWGVDVPLEEAQGKKLYVWLDAPIGYISATKQWALDHGKNWEDYWKTHENPADDSTLIHFIGKDNIVFHCIIFPAILHAHGGYILPENIPANEFLNLEGDKLSTSRNHAVWLHEYLQEFPNKQDELRYVLTSILPETSDAEFTWKDFQARINNELVAILGNFVNRVMVLSHKYFDGRVLKGAALSTVDQAVLDELKSYPVSIKSSLEQFRFREALAEFMNVARLGNKYLADEEPWKIIKTDEERVKTILNVAAQIVANLAVLAQPFLPKTATKLFEMLNFPQGNWNDAGSDALIEVGHQLGEVQLLFEKITDEQVDFQLDKLTAAKAKNLADNAKVAPAKENISFDDFVKMDIRVGTITAAEKVAKTKKLLKLTIDTGIDKRTVVSGIAEFFSPEEIVGRQVSILVNLEPREIKGIMSQGMILMAEDADGRLDFVKPETTIKIGSTVR; translated from the coding sequence TTGAGTATTCTAGATAAAAAACGTTATACCATCACATCGGCATTACCGTATGCCAATGGTCCTTTACATATTGGACACCTTGCTGGAGCATACATCCCAGGGGATATCTTTGTCCGCTATTTGCGTCTAAATCAAAAAGATGTCGTTTATGTATGTGGTTCGGATGAGCATGGTGCGGCGATTACCATCCGTGCAAAAAAAGAGGGCATTACCCCTCAACAAATCATTGACAAATACAATCAACAAATTAAAGAAAGCTTTGAAGAGTTTGGGATTTCTTTCGATATATACCACCGTACGTCAGAACCTATACATCACCAGTTATCGCAGGATTTCTTCTTGAACCTTTACAACAAAGGCGAATTTGTCGAAAAATTTTCCGAACAGTACTACGATGAGGAGTACCACCAGTTTTTGGCCGACCGCTATATTACAGGTACTTGTCCAAATTGTAAGTCCGAAGGTGCTTATGGCGACCAATGTGAAAAGTGTGGCACATCCCTCAGCCCGACAGACCTGATCAATCCGATTTCGACATTGAGCGGAAAGACACCGGTATTGAAAGAAACAAAGCACTGGTACCTTCCTTTAGATAAATACCAACCATGGCTTGAAAAATGGCTGATCGAAGGAAAGAAAAATATCCTTAAATCCAACGTGTTTGGGCAATGCCAGTCTTGGCTTAAATCGGGTTTACAACCGCGTTCAATGACCCGTGATCTGGACTGGGGTGTCGATGTACCGTTGGAAGAAGCACAAGGTAAAAAACTTTATGTCTGGTTGGATGCGCCTATCGGTTACATCTCTGCAACGAAACAGTGGGCATTAGACCATGGCAAAAACTGGGAAGACTATTGGAAAACACATGAAAACCCTGCCGATGATTCTACATTGATCCATTTTATCGGAAAAGATAATATTGTCTTCCACTGTATTATTTTCCCCGCTATTCTTCATGCGCACGGCGGTTACATTTTGCCTGAAAATATTCCGGCCAACGAATTCCTTAACCTGGAGGGCGATAAGCTGTCTACTTCTAGAAACCACGCGGTTTGGCTACATGAATATCTACAGGAATTCCCAAACAAACAGGATGAATTGCGTTATGTATTAACGTCTATATTACCAGAAACATCAGATGCTGAGTTTACCTGGAAGGACTTTCAGGCCCGTATAAACAATGAGCTGGTAGCTATCTTGGGCAACTTTGTGAACCGTGTTATGGTATTGTCCCACAAATATTTTGATGGTAGGGTATTGAAGGGAGCTGCATTGTCTACGGTAGACCAAGCGGTATTGGATGAATTAAAATCATATCCGGTTTCTATTAAATCTTCTTTAGAACAATTCCGTTTCCGCGAAGCTTTGGCAGAATTCATGAATGTTGCCCGCCTTGGCAATAAGTATCTTGCGGATGAGGAACCATGGAAAATCATCAAAACGGATGAAGAACGGGTTAAAACAATATTAAACGTAGCGGCACAGATCGTTGCGAACCTTGCTGTCCTTGCGCAGCCGTTTTTGCCTAAAACAGCAACCAAATTATTTGAAATGCTCAATTTTCCTCAGGGGAACTGGAATGACGCAGGTTCAGATGCGTTGATTGAGGTGGGGCATCAACTGGGTGAAGTACAACTGTTATTTGAAAAGATAACAGACGAACAGGTCGACTTCCAGCTTGATAAGCTTACAGCAGCGAAAGCAAAAAACCTAGCCGACAACGCCAAGGTTGCTCCTGCAAAAGAAAATATCAGCTTCGACGATTTTGTTAAAATGGATATCCGTGTCGGAACCATTACAGCAGCTGAAAAAGTTGCCAAAACAAAGAAATTATTGAAGTTGACCATCGATACGGGTATTGATAAACGGACGGTAGTTTCGGGTATTGCAGAATTCTTTAGCCCTGAAGAAATTGTGGGCCGTCAGGTGTCCATATTGGTCAACCTTGAACCCCGGGAAATAAAAGGAATTATGTCGCAGGGAATGATCCTTATGGCAGAAGATGCCGATGGTAGACTGGATTTCGTCAAACCAGAGACAACAATTAAAATAGGAAGTACGGTGCGTTAA
- a CDS encoding GLPGLI family protein yields the protein MIKLSIFLSSVKVNFNSDKLHLVDGKIKLFTDERRYQMSNYTKLMIWVLLLCMSTAQAQHAYFPSSGIVTYERKFHVQNFLKRNYLNKPDLDTWDKLTVDNAVKNGPTEVVTHHMLKFYDHETLFETIQEDYPPSYRSVTRYQPILADSKTYINFQQQEFLKLLPFGDDQLLLKDSLPAVKWKYTDEYRNIAGYDCRRVNGIVQDSVYVVAFFAGQIPVPGGPELIHGLPGLIMGVSIPSMNVNMFATKVEITNAPVSNVLTKKKRVVAESRAEILKKLRDTVYDYLDEKDFKKRMQSIFF from the coding sequence ATGATAAAATTATCCATTTTTTTGTCCAGCGTTAAGGTGAATTTTAATTCTGATAAGCTCCATCTGGTCGATGGAAAAATAAAATTATTTACAGATGAAAGGAGATATCAAATGAGTAACTATACGAAATTGATGATTTGGGTTTTGTTGCTGTGCATGAGCACGGCACAAGCACAGCATGCCTACTTTCCGAGCAGCGGAATAGTGACCTATGAACGGAAGTTTCATGTGCAGAACTTCTTGAAGCGTAATTACCTCAACAAACCAGATTTAGATACCTGGGACAAGTTAACGGTCGACAATGCCGTCAAAAATGGTCCTACCGAGGTGGTGACCCATCATATGTTAAAATTTTACGATCATGAAACGCTATTTGAGACCATTCAGGAAGACTATCCTCCGAGTTACCGCAGTGTCACCCGATATCAGCCCATTCTTGCAGATTCAAAAACTTATATCAATTTTCAACAGCAGGAGTTTCTCAAATTGCTTCCATTTGGTGATGATCAACTTTTACTTAAAGATTCATTGCCTGCTGTAAAATGGAAGTATACTGACGAATATCGAAATATTGCCGGATACGACTGTCGAAGAGTGAATGGAATTGTGCAAGATTCGGTGTATGTGGTTGCTTTTTTCGCGGGGCAAATTCCTGTTCCGGGTGGTCCGGAACTTATTCATGGGCTACCAGGGCTAATCATGGGGGTGTCCATTCCAAGTATGAACGTCAATATGTTTGCAACCAAGGTGGAAATCACAAATGCTCCGGTTTCAAATGTGCTCACCAAAAAGAAAAGAGTGGTGGCCGAATCTCGAGCAGAGATTCTGAAAAAGCTGAGAGACACGGTTTACGATTATTTGGATGAAAAGGATTTTAAGAAACGTATGCAGAGCATATTCTTTTAA